One region of Sylvia atricapilla isolate bSylAtr1 chromosome Z, bSylAtr1.pri, whole genome shotgun sequence genomic DNA includes:
- the MAPK4 gene encoding mitogen-activated protein kinase 4, with product MAEKCDCLASMYGYDLGCRFVNFRPLGFGANGLVLSALDSRSCRKVAVKKLTLGDARSVKHAFREIKIIRRLDHENIVKVYEVLGPKGANLRGDFFKFNVVYIVQEYMETDLARLLEQGKLAEEHAKLFMYQLLRGLKYIHSANVLHRDLKPANIFISTEDLVLKIGDFGLARIVDQHYSHKGYLSEGLVTKWYRSPRLLLSPNNYTKAIDMWAAGCILAEMLTGRMLFAGGHELEQMQLILETIPVIHQEDKEELLKVMPMFINSTWEVRKPLRKLLPEVDSEAIDFLEKILTFNPMDRLTAEMGLQHPYMSPYSCPEDEPVSQHPFRIEDEIDDILLMEANQSQMSNWDRYHISLSSDLDWRHDKHHDMDEVQRDPRAGSESTAEEAQVDPRKYSQSSSERFLELSHSSMDRVFDADCGKSCDYKVGSPSYLDKLLWRDSKPHHYSEPKLILDLSHWKRATIAPAAELSLEEEPSNLFLEIAQWVKSTQVGLECPSSLPEMQERSLPSSPHRLHKEPAEVNSEADPEFNLDVFISRALKLCTKPEDLPDNKLNEINGACISEHPGDMVQAEVYQKERW from the exons ATGGCAGAGAAGTGCGACTGCCTGGCCAGCATGTACGGCTACGACCTGGGCTGCCGCTTCGTCAATTTCCGCCCGCTGGGTTTCGGGGCCAACGGGCTGGTGCTGTCGGCGCTGGACAGCCGCAGCTGCCGCAAGGTGGCCGTGAAGAAGCTGACGCTGGGAGACGCGCGCAGCGTGAAGCACGCCTTCCGCGAGATCAAGATCATCCGCCGCCTCGACCACGAGAACATCGTCAAGGTCTACGAGGTGCTGGGCCCCAAGGGCGCCAACCTGCGCGGGGATTTCTTCAAGTTCAACGTGGTGTACATCGTGCAGGAGTACATGGAGACGGACCTGGCgcggctgctggagcagggcaagCTGGCCGAGGAGCACGCCAAGCTCTTCATGTACCAGCTGCTGCGCGGGCTCAAGTACATCCACTCGGCCAACGTGCTGCACCGCGACCTCAAGCCGGCCAACATCTTCATCAGCACCGAGGACCTGGTGCTGAAGATCGGCGACTTCGGGCTGGCCAGGATCGTGGATCAGCACTACTCGCACAAG GGTTACCTCTCTGAAGGGCTGGTGACCAAGTGGTACCGCTCCCCCCgtctcctgctgtcccccaACAACTACACCAAGGCCATCGACATGTGGGCAGCCGGCTGCATCCTGGCCGAGATGCTGACCGGGAGGATGCTCTTCGCTG GGGGCCACGAGCTGGAGCAGATGCAGCTGATCCTGGAGACCATCCCTGTTATCCACCAGGAGGacaaggaggagctgctgaaggtgATGCCCATGTTCATCAACAGCACGTGGGAAGTGCGGAAGCCGCTGCGCAAGCTGCTGCCCGAGGTGGACAGTGAAG CTATTGATTTCCTGGAGAAAATACTGACATTTAACCCAATGGATCGATTAACGGCCGAGATGGGCCTGCAGCACCCCTACATGAGCCCCTACTCCTGCCCCGAGGACGAGCCGGTGTCTCAGCACCCGTTCCGCATCGAGGACGAGATCGATGACATCCTGCTGATGGAAGCCAACCAGAGCCAGATGTCCAACTGGGACAG GTACCACATCAGCCTCTCCTCCGACCTGGACTGGAGGCACGACAAGCACCACGACATGGACGAGGTGCAGCGGGACCCCCGCGCCGGCTCCGAGTCCACCGCCGAGGAGGCGCAGGTTGACCCACGGAAATACTCCCAGAGCAGCTCGGAGAGGTTCCTGGAGCTGTCCCACTCATCCATGGACCGAGTCTTCGACGCCGACTGCGGGAAATCGTGCGATTACAAAGTGGGGTCGCCCTCCTACCTGGACAAACTGCTGTGGAGGGACAGCAAGCCACACCACTACTCAGAGCCCAAGCTAATCTTGGATTTGTCCCACTGGAAAAGGGCAACCATAGCACCCGCAGCTGAGCTGTCGCTGGAAGAGGAGCCGTCCAACCTCTTTCTGGAGATTGCCCAGTGGGTGAAGAGCACGCAGGTGGGGCTGGAGTGCCCCAGCTCTCTCCCGGAGATGCAGGAGAGGAGcctgccctcctcccctcaCCGCCTCCACAAGGAGCCCGCCGAGGTGAACAGCGAGGCCGACCCCGAGTTCAACCTGGACGTCTTCATCTCCAGGGCGCTGAAACTTTGCACAAAACCCGAGGATCTTCCGGACAACAAGCTCAACGAGATCAACGGGGCCTGCATCTCGGAGCACCCCGGGGACATGGTGCAGGCAGAGGTGTACCAGAAGGAGAGGTGGTGA